A stretch of the Janthinobacterium sp. B9-8 genome encodes the following:
- a CDS encoding ABC transporter permease subunit, with product MFSFILRRLSVTIPTFLGITVLAFALIHMIPGDPVLVMVGERRLDPEFYRQALIRLGLDQPLYVQYWQYLLKVLQGDLGQSLVSHEPVIKDFWALFPATLELSICAMLVASVFGLAIGMIAAIRRGSWIDHTVMGAALTGYSMPVFWLGLQLIMLFSVQLGWTPVSGRIDLEFDITRVTGLMLIDTLISGEEGAFKSAFMHLILPTIVLSTIPMAVIARMTRSSMLEVLREEYIRTARAKGLSKTRIVLVHALRNALMTVVTVIGLQVGTMLAGAVLTESIFSWPGIGKWLIDSISRRDYPVVQGGILLIATLIIIVNLLVDVLYGVINPRIRHAR from the coding sequence ATGTTTAGTTTTATTTTGCGCCGCTTAAGCGTCACGATTCCTACCTTTTTAGGCATCACCGTTTTGGCGTTTGCCCTGATCCATATGATTCCCGGGGATCCGGTTCTGGTCATGGTGGGCGAGCGTCGTCTAGACCCTGAATTTTATCGCCAAGCCCTGATCCGGCTTGGTTTGGATCAGCCTTTATATGTGCAGTATTGGCAATATCTGCTGAAAGTATTGCAAGGCGATCTGGGCCAGTCGCTGGTCTCGCATGAGCCGGTGATTAAAGACTTTTGGGCGCTGTTTCCGGCCACATTAGAGCTATCGATCTGTGCCATGTTGGTGGCCTCGGTATTTGGTTTGGCGATCGGCATGATTGCCGCTATTCGCCGTGGCAGCTGGATAGACCACACCGTGATGGGCGCTGCGCTGACTGGTTATTCGATGCCGGTTTTCTGGTTAGGTTTGCAATTGATTATGCTGTTTTCGGTGCAGCTAGGCTGGACGCCGGTTTCTGGCCGTATTGATCTGGAATTCGATATCACCCGCGTCACCGGCCTGATGCTGATTGATACGCTGATTTCCGGTGAAGAAGGTGCATTTAAATCGGCCTTTATGCATCTGATTTTACCGACCATCGTGCTCAGCACTATTCCTATGGCGGTGATTGCGCGGATGACGCGCTCGTCCATGCTGGAAGTATTGCGTGAAGAATATATCCGTACTGCACGTGCCAAGGGGCTATCTAAAACCCGTATCGTGCTGGTGCATGCACTGCGTAATGCTTTGATGACGGTGGTGACAGTCATTGGTTTGCAAGTGGGAACCATGCTGGCCGGTGCCGTGCTGACCGAGAGTATTTTTTCTTGGCCGGGCATTGGTAAGTGGTTGATCGATTCGATTTCGCGTCGTGATTATCCGGTGGTACAGGGCGGTATTTTACTGATCGCCACACTGATTATTATTGTGAACCTGCTGGTTGATGTGCTGTACGGCGTTATCAATCCACGTATTCGCCACGCGAGGTAA
- a CDS encoding ABC transporter substrate-binding protein, translating into MRLKQLGFILATACALNAGTAMAAGKTLIFCSEGSPAGFDPVRYTSGTDFDASAETVFNRLVQFKQGSTQIEPGLAEKWEVSPDGLTYTFNLRKGVKFHTTPYFKPSRDFNADDVAFTFQRMTDKNLPFNKAAPSDFPYVADMALDTNIVGIEKVDAYTIRLKLKTVDAAFLQNIAMSFASIYSAEYADSLVKSGKTSQMNTMPIGTGPFIFKSYQKDSNIRFDANEQYWKKGDVKLGKLIFAITPDASVRYQKLQKGECQVMVYPRPADLKAMTENTALTVPSQAGFNLGYLAYNVQHKPLDKLEVRQALDMAINKKAIIEAVYQGAGQAATNPMPPTQWSYNKKLKDQNYDPVKAKALLKKAGIAEGTEITLWAMPVQRPYNPNAKLMAEMIQSDWEKVGIKGKITTYEWGEYLKRGKAGEHDTMLVGWTGDNGDPDNWLGVNLGCGALEGNNYAKWCAKDFDGLITKARTINNQGERTKLYEKAQDIFKRELPWTTIAHSTVYQPMRKEVQGFKISPFGLNSFVGVSLK; encoded by the coding sequence ATGCGATTGAAACAGCTCGGATTTATCCTCGCTACGGCGTGTGCATTGAATGCCGGTACGGCGATGGCCGCTGGTAAGACTTTGATTTTTTGCTCAGAAGGCAGCCCGGCTGGTTTTGACCCCGTGCGCTATACCTCAGGCACTGATTTTGATGCATCGGCAGAAACTGTTTTCAATCGCTTGGTTCAATTCAAACAAGGCTCTACCCAAATCGAGCCAGGCCTTGCTGAAAAATGGGAAGTATCGCCAGATGGTCTGACATACACCTTTAATCTACGTAAAGGCGTGAAGTTTCATACCACGCCTTACTTTAAGCCAAGCCGCGATTTTAACGCCGACGATGTGGCGTTTACTTTCCAGCGCATGACGGATAAAAACCTGCCATTTAATAAGGCAGCGCCATCCGATTTCCCATACGTTGCTGATATGGCTCTCGACACCAATATCGTGGGCATCGAAAAAGTGGATGCTTATACCATTCGCTTAAAGCTTAAAACGGTAGATGCAGCATTCTTGCAAAATATCGCCATGTCTTTTGCCTCAATCTATTCGGCTGAATACGCCGATAGCCTGGTGAAGAGCGGCAAGACATCGCAAATGAACACCATGCCTATTGGTACTGGCCCGTTTATTTTCAAAAGCTATCAAAAAGACAGCAATATTCGCTTTGATGCCAATGAGCAATATTGGAAGAAAGGCGATGTAAAACTGGGCAAGCTGATTTTTGCGATTACGCCGGATGCGTCTGTGCGTTACCAAAAACTGCAAAAGGGTGAATGCCAGGTGATGGTTTACCCGCGTCCGGCTGATTTAAAAGCCATGACAGAAAACACTGCACTGACTGTGCCATCGCAAGCCGGTTTTAATCTGGGCTATCTGGCTTACAACGTACAGCATAAGCCACTCGATAAGCTGGAAGTTCGCCAAGCTCTTGATATGGCGATCAATAAAAAAGCCATTATCGAAGCGGTTTATCAGGGTGCAGGCCAAGCGGCCACCAACCCAATGCCGCCTACCCAGTGGTCTTACAACAAAAAGCTGAAAGATCAGAATTACGATCCGGTTAAAGCAAAAGCGCTGCTGAAAAAAGCCGGTATTGCCGAGGGTACAGAAATCACCCTGTGGGCAATGCCAGTACAACGCCCTTACAACCCGAATGCAAAACTGATGGCCGAAATGATTCAGTCTGATTGGGAAAAAGTGGGCATCAAGGGCAAGATCACTACTTACGAGTGGGGCGAGTACCTGAAGCGCGGTAAGGCCGGTGAGCACGACACGATGCTGGTGGGTTGGACGGGTGACAATGGTGATCCTGATAACTGGCTGGGTGTGAACTTGGGTTGCGGCGCTTTGGAAGGCAATAACTACGCTAAGTGGTGCGCTAAAGACTTCGACGGCTTAATCACTAAGGCGCGCACGATCAACAATCAAGGCGAGCGCACTAAGTTGTACGAAAAAGCACAAGACATCTTTAAACGCGAACTCCCTTGGACCACGATTGCTCACTCGACTGTATATCAGCCGATGCGTAAAGAAGTGCAAGGCTTCAAAATCAGCCCGTTTGGTCTGAATTCCTTTGTTGGCGTCAGCTTGAAATAA
- a CDS encoding NF038129 family PEP-CTERM protein, translating into MNHALKLALASLLLACSSMASAAIYHVDIDTTSLEGQGGFVALGLNGLSDSPWVRALVSQYRGASLGAVDAGNTFNAVGQLQTTLQLENTLPNQFTQSVVFGKKLQFNIEFEGNNAPLGSGTSFAFSLFDQSANALLSNDPSGAIVFAEFTPGQALDFKSLNTAATITPVPEPETYALLGLGLLGLGLQHRRRSSLIKMA; encoded by the coding sequence ATGAACCACGCTCTTAAACTGGCTTTAGCCAGCCTTTTGCTCGCTTGCAGCAGTATGGCTTCAGCGGCGATATACCACGTTGATATCGATACCACTTCACTAGAAGGTCAAGGTGGCTTTGTGGCTTTGGGTTTAAATGGGCTTAGCGATTCACCGTGGGTGCGTGCCTTGGTGAGCCAGTATCGCGGCGCTAGCTTGGGTGCGGTTGATGCGGGCAATACGTTTAACGCGGTGGGGCAATTACAAACTACGCTGCAACTAGAGAATACATTGCCAAATCAATTTACTCAGAGTGTGGTTTTTGGCAAAAAGCTGCAGTTTAATATTGAATTTGAAGGCAATAATGCGCCGCTAGGTTCAGGCACCAGTTTTGCTTTTTCTTTGTTTGATCAAAGCGCAAATGCTTTGTTAAGCAATGATCCATCGGGGGCCATTGTTTTTGCTGAGTTCACACCCGGCCAAGCTTTGGATTTTAAAAGTCTGAATACAGCGGCCACAATCACACCTGTACCAGAGCCAGAAACCTATGCTTTGCTGGGTTTAGGCTTACTGGGCCTAGGGCTGCAGCACCGCAGACGTAGTAGCTTGATTAAAATGGCGTAA
- a CDS encoding endonuclease/exonuclease/phosphatase family protein yields the protein MNKKTVESCKLKKLMALCLMAWGMAAPAHSAVLISQVYGGGGNSGAIFKNDFIELYNAGDKPEVLNGWSVQYASATGGSWQKTPLSGVLLAGQYYLIQQAAGTGGSANLPTPDAVGTLALSGSSGKVALVSNNTALSCGTQCSGQPGVLDYLGFGTANNAETNPSVVLSNSTAAVRKNAGCIDSNDNSADFIATTPAPRNTATLIKTCDGGTTPTPTPTPTPTPTPSAQRIHDIQGRAHRTVMENRSVSNVAGVVTLVGSNGFYMQDLQADNDPLTSEGIFVFVGSAPSVAAGDSVLVSGVVNEFRPGGTGGTQNLSTTQIKLAVGGVSKLSSGNALPAAVILGSNIPNQRMWQGSVGDIEQAAQLDLANGLDFYESLEGMRVQVDAAVATGPTNKFGDVFVVANHGRDASPRTPRGGVVITETDFNPERIKLASGVVTAPVVNVGDWFPQAVGVMDYNFANYNVVLSELSAVVSSNLQPEVTRKHTADELAIASFNVENLDAKEGEAKFARLAAQIVQNLQSPDIVGLMEIQDNNGATSDGTVDSSQTLGKLMAAVQSAGGPLYQYRQINPVDGLDGGEPGGNIRQAFLFNPARVSFIDRAGGTSTKAVDVVACSEQACLTASPGRILPLDSAFNSSRKPLVGEFSFNGQKLFVIANHFNSKGGDQPLSGRFQPAARSSEVQRNSQAQIVADFVGRINTLDRNANVVVLGDINDFQFSDSVARLKAVGMVDLVENLPEGERYTYVYEGNSQALDHILVSPALAARAEYDVVHVNAEFADQTSDHEPEVARLTLPKQWFDVSARFALKKSGVVYNMASKTFNGTLTLAAQNSATGPVRVLIKDLPAGVSLLNGTEGVLLADVVAGTPLVLPLKFANPARSIINYSVQILANKEVK from the coding sequence ATGAATAAGAAAACAGTTGAGAGCTGCAAATTAAAAAAATTAATGGCGCTATGTCTGATGGCTTGGGGGATGGCTGCTCCAGCTCATTCTGCTGTGCTGATTAGTCAGGTTTATGGCGGCGGCGGTAATAGCGGTGCGATATTTAAAAATGATTTTATCGAGTTATACAATGCCGGGGATAAGCCGGAAGTGCTCAATGGCTGGAGCGTGCAATATGCTTCCGCAACGGGTGGCTCTTGGCAAAAAACGCCGTTAAGCGGCGTATTGCTTGCTGGTCAGTATTATCTGATTCAGCAGGCCGCAGGTACGGGGGGCAGCGCTAATTTACCTACGCCAGATGCGGTGGGTACTTTAGCCTTAAGCGGTAGCAGCGGCAAAGTGGCCTTGGTATCTAATAACACAGCATTGAGCTGCGGCACCCAATGTAGCGGCCAGCCCGGCGTGCTTGATTACCTTGGTTTTGGTACTGCCAATAATGCAGAAACTAACCCAAGCGTTGTTTTAAGTAATAGTACGGCGGCAGTACGTAAAAACGCGGGTTGCATCGATAGCAATGATAATAGCGCTGATTTTATCGCGACGACCCCTGCCCCACGTAATACGGCAACGCTGATTAAAACCTGTGACGGTGGCACAACGCCAACGCCAACGCCAACGCCAACGCCAACACCAACACCAAGCGCACAGCGTATCCATGATATTCAGGGCCGAGCACATCGCACTGTGATGGAAAACCGTAGCGTGAGTAATGTGGCAGGTGTGGTCACACTAGTGGGTAGTAATGGCTTTTATATGCAAGATCTGCAAGCAGATAACGATCCTTTAACTTCGGAAGGGATTTTTGTTTTTGTGGGCAGTGCACCTAGTGTTGCGGCGGGTGATTCGGTACTGGTTTCGGGTGTGGTGAATGAATTCCGCCCGGGAGGAACGGGCGGTACTCAGAACTTATCAACCACACAGATTAAATTGGCCGTGGGTGGTGTAAGTAAATTGTCATCAGGCAATGCACTGCCTGCTGCCGTTATTTTGGGCAGCAATATCCCTAATCAGCGTATGTGGCAAGGCAGCGTGGGCGATATCGAGCAAGCGGCTCAGCTCGATTTGGCCAATGGCCTCGATTTTTATGAAAGTCTGGAAGGTATGCGGGTGCAGGTTGATGCTGCGGTAGCAACTGGCCCGACTAATAAATTTGGCGATGTTTTTGTAGTGGCTAATCACGGCCGTGATGCCAGCCCGCGCACGCCGCGGGGTGGGGTGGTGATTACAGAAACAGATTTCAACCCGGAGCGCATCAAGCTGGCTTCTGGAGTGGTGACTGCTCCGGTGGTGAATGTGGGTGATTGGTTCCCGCAGGCGGTGGGTGTGATGGATTACAACTTCGCTAATTACAACGTTGTACTGAGCGAATTATCGGCGGTAGTGAGCAGCAATCTGCAGCCAGAAGTGACGCGCAAGCATACTGCTGATGAGCTGGCGATTGCCTCGTTCAATGTAGAAAACTTGGATGCTAAAGAAGGTGAAGCCAAGTTTGCCCGTTTAGCGGCGCAAATCGTTCAAAATCTGCAATCGCCGGATATCGTTGGTCTGATGGAAATTCAGGACAATAACGGTGCAACCAGCGATGGCACGGTTGATTCGTCCCAAACGTTGGGCAAGCTGATGGCTGCGGTACAAAGTGCAGGCGGCCCTCTTTATCAATATCGCCAGATTAACCCGGTAGATGGGCTGGATGGTGGTGAGCCAGGCGGCAATATTCGTCAGGCGTTCTTATTTAACCCTGCTCGAGTGAGCTTTATTGATCGCGCGGGTGGCACGTCTACCAAGGCGGTTGATGTAGTGGCATGCTCAGAGCAAGCATGCCTGACCGCTAGCCCGGGCCGTATTTTGCCGCTTGATTCTGCTTTTAATTCCAGCCGCAAGCCGCTGGTAGGTGAGTTTTCATTTAATGGCCAGAAACTGTTTGTGATTGCCAACCACTTTAATTCTAAAGGTGGTGATCAGCCTTTAAGTGGTCGTTTCCAACCAGCAGCTCGCAGCTCGGAAGTACAGCGCAACAGCCAGGCTCAAATTGTGGCTGATTTTGTAGGCCGGATTAATACCTTGGATCGTAATGCCAATGTGGTGGTGCTGGGCGATATTAATGATTTTCAGTTTTCAGACAGCGTAGCCCGCCTCAAAGCGGTAGGTATGGTTGATCTGGTTGAAAATCTACCTGAAGGCGAGCGTTATACCTATGTTTACGAGGGTAATAGCCAGGCGCTGGATCATATTCTGGTGTCGCCAGCGCTTGCTGCCCGTGCTGAATACGATGTGGTTCACGTGAACGCAGAGTTTGCCGATCAAACTTCAGATCACGAGCCGGAAGTCGCCAGATTAACGCTGCCTAAGCAATGGTTTGATGTGAGCGCGCGCTTTGCGCTGAAGAAATCCGGCGTGGTTTACAACATGGCAAGCAAAACCTTTAACGGCACGCTCACTCTGGCCGCTCAGAACAGCGCCACCGGCCCGGTTCGGGTGCTGATTAAAGATCTGCCTGCTGGTGTCAGCCTGCTCAATGGCACAGAAGGTGTGTTATTGGCTGATGTGGTGGCAGGCACGCCTTTGGTTTTGCCGCTGAAATTTGCTAATCCAGCTCGTAGCATCATCAATTACAGCGTACAAATTCTTGCGAATAAGGAAGTTAAATAA
- a CDS encoding carbohydrate kinase family protein → MAVLICGSMAYDTIMVFPDRFKNHILPEKIHMLSVSFMVPEMRREFGGCAGNIAYSLKMLGGDPQIMATAGCDFAPYAERLDTLGIRRDSIQEVANTFTGQCFLTTDLDDNQINAFHPGAMSFSHLNRVADVKASIGLAIISPDGKQGMQEHCEQLAEAGIPFVFDPGQGLPMFSKDELLRMISLASYLTVNDYELEMVLNTTGLSIEGLKKAVRVLIVTLGGEGSKIYIDGICHDIPAVAASEVLDPTGCGDAYRAGLLYGISQGWDWPAAGRLASLLGSIKIGFKGGQNHEISREVLAARFEEAFGFALPA, encoded by the coding sequence ATGGCTGTTTTGATCTGCGGTTCTATGGCTTACGACACGATCATGGTGTTTCCTGATCGTTTTAAGAATCATATCCTGCCAGAAAAAATTCATATGCTTTCGGTGTCGTTTATGGTGCCGGAAATGCGTCGGGAATTTGGCGGTTGCGCAGGCAATATCGCCTATAGCCTGAAAATGTTAGGGGGAGATCCGCAGATTATGGCAACAGCAGGTTGCGATTTTGCCCCCTATGCAGAGCGCCTCGATACGCTGGGTATTCGCCGCGACAGCATTCAGGAAGTGGCCAACACGTTTACTGGGCAATGCTTTTTAACGACCGATCTGGACGATAACCAGATCAATGCTTTTCATCCGGGGGCGATGAGCTTTTCGCATTTAAACCGGGTGGCCGATGTGAAAGCCTCTATCGGGCTGGCGATTATTTCGCCTGATGGTAAGCAGGGTATGCAAGAGCATTGCGAGCAATTAGCTGAGGCGGGCATCCCCTTTGTGTTTGATCCGGGCCAAGGCTTGCCGATGTTTAGCAAAGATGAGCTGCTACGCATGATTTCCTTGGCAAGTTATCTAACGGTGAATGATTACGAGCTGGAAATGGTGTTGAACACCACGGGCCTGAGCATAGAAGGCTTAAAAAAAGCGGTGCGGGTGCTGATTGTTACTCTGGGCGGTGAAGGCTCTAAGATTTATATCGATGGCATTTGCCACGACATTCCTGCGGTGGCGGCTAGCGAAGTGCTTGATCCAACAGGCTGCGGTGATGCCTATCGTGCGGGGCTTTTATATGGCATTAGCCAAGGTTGGGATTGGCCTGCGGCGGGTCGGCTTGCTTCGTTGCTTGGTAGTATCAAAATTGGCTTTAAAGGCGGGCAAAATCACGAGATCAGCCGTGAAGTATTGGCCGCTCGTTTTGAAGAGGCTTTTGGTTTTGCGCTACCAGCTTAG
- a CDS encoding ABC transporter substrate-binding protein — MKKKLIASAMAAAAVLSTSTVFAAEKVKLEVWTMSMAPKFNHYFTNLTSQFNQKNPNLEAIWVDMNWDQIQPKLIAAIAAGNPPALVNFNVPWVHDFARQGNILPLDEYLGADKNLYQANALNDVTYKGKIYAFPWYNSVSVIAYNKELFDKAGIKTAPKNFDELLAQAKTITEKTKIPAFAPKLSAESGGSFINWFYYAGLPVIENGKAVFNSPKHIALLQKFADLYKVGAMPKDVFKMEFEQEIAAYNTQRIAMMTTAPQALKRTQTDSKAIYAKTDIAAFPIAEGKMAFGGWMMDYVIPKGTKSPADAAKLGKFITSDAAQLAFSKETGTTFPSTKLAATDGYFMSSAKSTDPVEKSRAIAALSIGNAKTLTLEPGLLPDEATMQRALQNEIQAAITGRKSAKAALDAAVKNWNARLAK, encoded by the coding sequence ATGAAGAAAAAATTGATTGCCAGTGCAATGGCAGCAGCTGCCGTATTAAGCACTTCGACTGTTTTTGCTGCAGAGAAAGTAAAGCTAGAAGTTTGGACCATGAGTATGGCACCTAAATTCAACCACTATTTTACAAATCTCACCAGCCAATTTAATCAGAAAAACCCCAATTTGGAAGCCATTTGGGTCGATATGAACTGGGATCAGATTCAGCCAAAGCTGATCGCTGCGATTGCAGCCGGCAATCCGCCTGCCTTAGTAAACTTCAATGTACCTTGGGTACACGATTTTGCCCGCCAGGGAAATATCCTGCCGCTGGATGAATATCTGGGCGCAGATAAAAACCTATATCAGGCCAATGCGCTCAATGATGTCACTTATAAAGGGAAAATCTACGCCTTTCCTTGGTATAACTCTGTTTCTGTAATTGCCTATAATAAAGAGCTATTTGATAAAGCCGGTATTAAAACAGCGCCAAAAAACTTTGATGAATTACTAGCTCAAGCCAAGACCATTACTGAAAAAACAAAAATCCCTGCTTTTGCCCCTAAATTATCGGCAGAAAGCGGCGGTAGTTTTATTAACTGGTTTTACTACGCAGGCCTGCCTGTAATTGAAAATGGCAAAGCTGTTTTTAATTCACCCAAACACATTGCTTTATTGCAGAAATTTGCTGATTTATACAAAGTAGGCGCAATGCCTAAAGATGTATTCAAAATGGAATTCGAGCAAGAAATTGCAGCGTATAACACGCAAAGAATTGCCATGATGACCACCGCACCACAGGCACTCAAACGTACCCAAACCGATAGCAAAGCCATTTACGCCAAAACAGATATCGCCGCCTTCCCGATTGCAGAGGGCAAAATGGCTTTTGGCGGCTGGATGATGGATTACGTGATTCCAAAAGGCACCAAGTCTCCTGCTGACGCAGCGAAGCTGGGTAAATTTATTACCAGTGATGCCGCGCAACTGGCTTTCTCTAAAGAAACGGGTACAACTTTCCCATCCACTAAGCTAGCCGCAACAGATGGCTACTTTATGTCCAGCGCGAAGAGCACTGATCCAGTAGAAAAATCACGCGCCATCGCCGCGCTATCGATTGGCAATGCCAAAACGCTAACTCTGGAGCCTGGCCTCTTGCCAGACGAAGCCACCATGCAGCGCGCTTTGCAAAACGAAATACAAGCCGCCATTACGGGCCGAAAATCAGCAAAAGCCGCGCTAGATGCAGCGGTGAAAAACTGGAATGCGCGACTGGCAAAGTAA
- a CDS encoding FecR domain-containing protein, whose product MKPLCLQRRQFLLLVSGLLATVAMPAWAAGSQGEVKLLEGQAWRNDRSLKVGDPIAAGDQLRTGADSKLVVRVEGDVYLLRANSVLQLEQKGLLISGLRLASGALLAVFAKGNKQIITPTVTAGIRGTGLYAEASEQSTYFCLCYGEVDLSPMHQRAKRFQVKASHHNAHTLDAKGSIEKSPLRNHSDDELAILEALAGRKPNSAI is encoded by the coding sequence ATGAAACCTCTATGTTTACAGCGCAGGCAGTTTTTATTATTGGTGAGCGGCTTACTCGCCACGGTGGCCATGCCTGCATGGGCGGCGGGATCGCAAGGTGAAGTTAAGCTGTTAGAAGGGCAGGCGTGGCGTAATGATCGGTCTTTAAAAGTAGGCGATCCTATTGCCGCAGGAGATCAGTTACGTACCGGTGCAGATTCAAAATTGGTGGTGAGGGTAGAGGGCGACGTGTATTTGTTGCGGGCCAATAGTGTTTTGCAGCTTGAGCAAAAAGGGCTGCTGATCAGCGGCTTGCGGCTTGCCAGTGGTGCTTTACTGGCGGTCTTTGCTAAGGGAAATAAGCAAATCATTACCCCAACGGTTACGGCCGGGATACGGGGCACTGGCCTCTATGCAGAGGCCAGTGAGCAGAGCACCTATTTTTGCCTCTGTTACGGCGAAGTAGATTTAAGCCCGATGCACCAGCGAGCCAAACGCTTTCAGGTAAAAGCCAGTCATCATAATGCGCATACCTTGGATGCCAAAGGCAGCATAGAAAAATCGCCACTGCGTAATCATAGCGATGACGAGTTGGCGATTTTAGAGGCTTTGGCGGGGCGTAAGCCCAATTCCGCTATTTAG